A window of Cellulomonas sp. SLBN-39 genomic DNA:
GGTGCCGTGGCCGGTGTGGAGGTCGGTGTTGGAGTAGCGGGACTCGTAGAACAGGGTCTGCCACTGCCGCACCATGCCGAGCGAGCTGTTGTTGATCACCGCGACCTTGATGGGGATCTCGTTGATCGTGCAGGTGGCGAGCTCCTGGTTGGTCATCTGGAAGCAGCCGTCGCCGTCGATCGCCCACACCGTGCGCGAGGGGTCGCCCACCTTGGCGCCCATGGCGGCGGGCACCGCGAAGCCCATGGTGCCCAGGCCGCCGGAGTTGATCCACGACGCGGGCCGCTCGTAGCGGATGAACTGCGACGCCCACATCTGGTGCTGGCCGACGCCGGCGACGAACACCGACTCCGGGCCGGAGATCTCGCCGATGCGCGAGATCACGTGCTGCGGTGCGAGCAGACCGTCGGTGGGCTCGTCGTAGCCCAGCGGGAACGTCTCGCGCCACGCGTCCAGCTGGCGCCACCAGGCCTCGAGGTCGGGGCGGCCGTGCTGGGCGTGCTCGCGCTCGAGCTCGGGCAGCAGGTCGCCGATCACCTCGCGCAGGTCGCCGACGATCGGCACGTCGACGCGGCGGTTCTTGCCGATCTCGGCGGGGTCGATGTCGGCGTGGACGACGGCGGCGTTCGGCGCGAAGCTCGACAGCTTGCCGGTGACGCGGTCGTCGAACCGCGCCCCGAGCGCCACCACGAGGTCCGCCTTCTGCAGCGCGGCGACCGCGGCGACGGTGCCGTGCATGCCGGGCATGCCCAGGTGCTGCGGGTGCGAGTCGGGCAGCGCGCCGCGGGCCATCAGCGTGGTCACGGCAGGGGCGCCCGACAGGTCCGTGAGCCGGCGCAGCAGGTCCGACGCCCCGGCGCGGATCACGCCGCCGCCGACGTACAGCACCGGTCGGCGCGCGGTCGCCAGCAGGCGGGCCGCCTCGCGGATCTGCTTGCTGTGCGGCTTGCTGACCGGCCGGTAGCCGGGCAGCGCGATCTCCTGCGGCCACGTGAACGTGGTGCGCGACTGCATGGCGGACTTGGCGATGTCGACCAGCACGGGGCCGGGACGCCCGGTGGAGGCGATGTGGAACGCCTCGGCGATCGTGCGGGCGATGTCGTCGGGGTCCGTGACGAGGTAGTTGTGCTTGGTGACCGGCAGCGTGATGCCGAGGATGTCGGCCTCCTGGAACGCGTCCGTGCCGATGAGCG
This region includes:
- a CDS encoding acetolactate synthase large subunit gives rise to the protein MVQGPHPAPPRTAARPVRPADTTARPTTDAVPVVTQRIGPEDVTGAQAIVRSLEEAGVEVVFGIPGGAILPTYDPLMDSTRLRHVLVRHEQGGGHAAAGYAYTSGKVGVTMATSGPGATNLVTAIADAHMDSVPLVAITGQVGASLIGTDAFQEADILGITLPVTKHNYLVTDPDDIARTIAEAFHIASTGRPGPVLVDIAKSAMQSRTTFTWPQEIALPGYRPVSKPHSKQIREAARLLATARRPVLYVGGGVIRAGASDLLRRLTDLSGAPAVTTLMARGALPDSHPQHLGMPGMHGTVAAVAALQKADLVVALGARFDDRVTGKLSSFAPNAAVVHADIDPAEIGKNRRVDVPIVGDLREVIGDLLPELEREHAQHGRPDLEAWWRQLDAWRETFPLGYDEPTDGLLAPQHVISRIGEISGPESVFVAGVGQHQMWASQFIRYERPASWINSGGLGTMGFAVPAAMGAKVGDPSRTVWAIDGDGCFQMTNQELATCTINEIPIKVAVINNSSLGMVRQWQTLFYESRYSNTDLHTGHGTARVPDFVKLADAYGAVGLRCETKADVDATIRRAMEIDDQPVVVDFTVSRDAMVWPMVAAGVSNDDIQYARGISPAWDRED